The nucleotide window TTTATACCCTAAAGTAAAGACTTTTTTAACTAAAAGTTGTTACTTTGTTATTATTTTATTGTTGAATGATAGGAACAGTTTATAAATCTACCGGAAGTTGGTATACCGTTAAAACACTGAACGGTAAATTTTATGAATGTAGGATAAAAGGAAGGTTTAGACTTCAAGGTATAAAGAGCACCAACCCTGTTGCAGTAGGTGATAAAATAGCGTTTGAACTAGAAACTAAAAACAACACCGAAACAGGAGTTATTCATCGAATTGAAGAACGCCGCAACTACATTGTTAGAAAATCGGTGAACCTTTCTAAGCAAACCCACATTATTGCGGCCAATATAGATCAGGTATTTCTTTTGGTTACTCTAGATAATCCACCAACCTTTACAAGTTTTATAGATCGGTTTTTGGTCACTGCAGAGGCCTATTCAGTTAAGACAGTTCTATTATTTAACAAAATCGATACTTACGAAGAAGAACAACTGCAAGAGGTAAAATATTTGCAAAGTATTTATAAGAATATAGGGTACAAATGCATTGAGGTTTCTGCCACAACAGGTTACAATATAGCTAAAGTAAAGTCCTTAATGACAGGTAAGGTGAGTATGTTTTCTGGTCACTCAGGTGTAGGAAAATCTACTCTAGTTAACGCTATAGAACCAACTTTAAATCTTAAAACCAAAGCCATTTCAGAACAACACATGCAAGGACAACATACTACAACCTTTGCCGAAATGTTCGATTTAAGTTTTGATGCTAAAATCATAGATACACCAGGTATCAAAGGTTTTGGAGTGGTAGATATGGAAAAGGAAGAGATCGGCGATTATTTTCCTGAGTTTTTTGCTCTAAAACAAGACTGTAAGTTCAATAACTGTTTGCATCTAAAAGAACCAAAATGCGCCGTAAAAACGGCACTAGAAAATGATGAGGTGTCTTATTCTAGATATCGAAGTTATATTCAGATTTTAGAAGGGGATGAAGAGCACTATAGAACAGATAATTGGGATAAAGAATGAAAATTGTAATACAACGTGTCTCTGAAGCATCAGTTACCATAGATCATAAAAAAGTAGCATCGATTGGTAAGGGACTTTTGGTCTTACTGGGTGTAGTAAACCAAGATACCCAAGAGGATATAGATTGGTTGTGCAATAAGGTTGTAAATCTTCGCATTTTTTCTGATGATAAAGGAGTTATGAATACATCGTTGTTAGGTACAGGTGGCGATATAATAGTGATAAGTCAATTTACACTGCATGCAAGTACCAAAAAAGGAAACAGACCAAGTTATATGAAGGCAGCCAAACCAGATGTTGCCATTCCGATTTATCAAAACTTTGTTTCAACCCTAGAGCGTTTTTTAGGAAAGGAAATAAAAACGGGAGAATTTGGTGCAGATATGAAAGTACAACTAATTAATGATGGTCCCGTAACTATAATTATAGACTCAAAAAACAGAGAATAATTTAAGTGACTTGTGCTTATAAGTATGTATAACAAAATATCATTGTAAGGAATTTGAGACAAAAATATTTGATATGCATAATTAAATTTTTATATTGAATCGCTAATCAATCTTATAGATATTCTGCATGAAATATGTTTTTGCAGCTATACATGTACTCATTGTTATCGCTTGCTACTCCCAACCCAAAGATTTATATAAATCTAACACTATACCCACAGATCTAAAAACTAAAGCAAACGCCGTAATTCGCTATGAGAATAAAACTGTAGAGGTTATAAATACTAGTGAAATAAAAGTAATTTCTAAACGCATTGTTACCGTTTTAAACAAGTATGGTAATAGGCATGTTGATGCTGTACAGTTTTATGATGATAATACCGAAATTGTAAGTATATCAGCCTCAATATATGATGCATATGGTGACCTAATAAAAAATATTAAAGAGCGAGACTTTAAGGATAACAGTGCGGTAAGCGACTTTTCAATCTACGAAGATGATAGAGTTAAGCATCTAGACTACAATCCTATAGACTATCCTTACAGTGTAGAATATCAGTCAGAAGTTATTTACAGAAATACAGCCTTCTTTCCAGACTGGAGACCTATAAACGACTTCTTTCTAAGTATTGAGCATTCCGAATATAAGATTATAAATACTGGTAATGTAGAGTTAAAGACCAAGCAGGAGAATTTTGAATCATTTCCAATTACAGAAGAAAAACAACATCATTATATATTAAAAAACTTTAATGGTATAGAATACGAGTCTTATACGCCAGCGTTATTCCGTATTACACCAAGATATAAAGTCACTTTGAGATCATTTAATATGATTGGTGTTGAAGGTGTAAATAATAACTGGCAAGAATTTGGAAAATGGATGTATGATAAACTGTTAACAGGTACAGGTGATATACCTCAAAGTACGCTAGATGAGGTAAGAGCCTTAACAAATGGTGTAACAAATAAAATAGAACGTGCAAAACTTGTATACCAGTATATGCAAGATAAGACAAGATATATCAGTATACAGGTTGGTATAGGAGGTTGGAAACCTATGAAAGCCTTAGATGTAGATAATCTTGGATACTCAGACTGTAAAGGTTTAACAAATTACACAAAATCTCTATTAGATGCAGTAGATGTACCTTCGTATTACACCGTAGTATATGGAGGAAAGGATATAAGAAGTATTGATAAAGAGTTTTCATCAATACAAGGTAATCATGTTATTTTGTGCGTACCCAACGAGCAAGAACCTATTTTTTTAGAATGTACAAGCCAGACTAACCCATTTGGTTTTATAGCGGGCTTTACTGATGATAGAGACGTACTACTTGTAAAGCCCAATGGTGGCGAAATAATTCACACGAAAATATACAGTCAGGATGAGAGTGTTCAATTTACTAAAGCAGATATCATTTTAGATGGTAATGGTAATATAGAAGCAGATGTAAGTATAAAAACTACAGGATATCAATATAGTATACACCAAGGCTTAGAGCGCGAAGAACCTAGAGAGCAACAATTATACTATAAAAATTATTGGGATTATATAAATAATCTTAGTGTCTCAGATATTCAATTGGTTAATGATAAAAGTAGTGTGGTCTATAATGAAAATATAAAACTTACTGCCAAAAACTACGCTTCTGTAACTGGTGAGAGGTTAATAGTTCAGCCAAATATTTTTAATCGCCTTAATAGTATACCCGTAAGATATACTAACAGAAAATTAGATTTTACAATAAATCGTGCGTTCAAAGATGTTGATGAGTACATTATAAAATTACCGAGTGGTTACAAAATAGAGGCCATGTCAGAGGGTAGTATAATCGAAAACAAATTTGGTAACTATCAAATTAGTTTAACCGAAATAGAGGGTAATAAAATAAAATATACAAGAGTTTATACTCAATTCAAAGGAACTTATGATAAAGAAGAATACAAAGCGTTTAGAGATTTTAGAAAACAGATAGTAAAAAACGACAAGTCTAAAATTGCTTTAATTAAATTGTAAACCAACATATTACACCAAGCCATATTATCAACTACATTTTATGAAAAAATTACTAACATTATTTCTTGCAGTGCAACTATTTCAATTAAATAGTTACAGCCAAAATTTTGAATTTGGAAAAGTTACTAAGCCCGAATTACAAGAAAAGTATCACCCAACAGATTCATCCGCTAGCGCGGCCATTTTATATAAAAGCGAAAACATTTATTTTAACTACAGCCAAGCGAATGGTTTTAGACAAATCAAAGAGGTAGTAGCAAAGATTAAAATTTATAATAAGGACGGATTAAACTGGGCAAATAAAAAAATTCCATTATATAAAAGTGCCTCAGGAAATATAGAAAAGATAAAAGGGATTAAAGGCTACACTTATAATTTAGAAAACGGAAAAATAGAAAAATCAAAATTAAAAAATAGTGGTATCTTTTCTGAGAACGCCACAGATATGTTCGATATAAGCTCATTTACCCTGCCAAATGTAAAAGAGGGTTCAATTATTGAATATGAGTACTCAATAAGCTCACCGTTTTTACAAATAGATGAGATTAATTTGCAGTATACCATACCTGTAAATAAAATTGATGTTACCGCTGCCACACCGCAATTTTATAGATATAAGACAAGGCTAAATCCAAGAGCATTTTTTAGACCAACATTTACAGAATCAAAAAAAAATAGACAAGTATCCATTTCAAGAAGAGGTGAAAGCACTACCAGAAATACAAGAGTTGGTTCTGGGTCTTCGCTATATAATAATCAGTTTGAGTATTATGATAATGTTATAGCACTAACAGAGGTTAATGTGCCTGCTCTAAAGGCCGAGTCATTTGGTGGAAATATAAACAATTACAAGGCAAAATTAAGTTTAGAGTTAGAGGCAAGCTTAGCAAAAGAAGGATATGTCGAAAAATCATATGCCGTAACTTGGGAAGGTGTCTCAAAAAGTGTATACGAGAGCGAAAACTTTGGAGGACAACTCAATAAATCCCCTTTTTATAAAGAAGAATTAAGCGCCTACTTACAAAATGCCGAAGACGACTTTCATAAAGCTGTAATGGTAGAAAATTTTGTAAAATCAAAGGTAAAATGGAATGGTAATTATGGTATATATGCTCAAAAAGGCATTAGAGGCGCATACAAGGACGGTACAGGGAATGTTGCAGATATAAACCTCATGGTAGTTGCAATGTTAAAGTCCCTAGGTGTAGAAGCAAATCCAGTTTTAATAAGTACTCGTAATAATGGTTTTCCGTTATTTCCAACTCGCCAAGGATTTAACTATGTTATTTGTATGGTAGAGAGCCAGGATGGCTACATGTTAATTGATGCTACAGAGCCATTTAGCACCAACAATATTTTGCCAGAGCGCGTATTAAATTGGCAAGGACGCTTAATAAAAGATGGCGGAGTATCGCGTTGGGTAGATGTAAAAACAGGTAAAACATCTAAGAAAACAATAATGCTAAATGTACAAATAGATAATGATTTACTAATATCTGGTAAAGTGAGAGAAATTAACACAGCAAGTTTAGCACTACAATACAGAAAAAGATATACAGGGTTAAGTGAAGAAGATCACTTAAAGTCTATAGAGTCTGGAAAAGGTGATATTGAAATTGATAACCTTCAATACCAAAATGATACAGACATTAGTCAGCCCGTAAAGATAACTTATACCTACGAACTCTCAGACGGAATAGATGAGATTGGTGATAAACTCTATTTTTCACCTTTACTATTTTTAGCTTCAGATGAAAACCCATTTAAATTAGAAGATAGGATTTACCCAATAGACTTTGTATATCCTGTAAATCAAAATACCATCGTAAACATTTTGTTGCCAGATGGATACGATATTGAGTTTTTGCCAGAAAGTGAAGCGCTTGAGTTTGGCTCAGGCGATGTTAAGTTTGCTTATATCATGCAGGAAAACGGAAAATATTTAAGTTTAAAATTAGATTTTGAA belongs to Winogradskyella sp. J14-2 and includes:
- a CDS encoding DUF3857 domain-containing protein; this translates as MKYVFAAIHVLIVIACYSQPKDLYKSNTIPTDLKTKANAVIRYENKTVEVINTSEIKVISKRIVTVLNKYGNRHVDAVQFYDDNTEIVSISASIYDAYGDLIKNIKERDFKDNSAVSDFSIYEDDRVKHLDYNPIDYPYSVEYQSEVIYRNTAFFPDWRPINDFFLSIEHSEYKIINTGNVELKTKQENFESFPITEEKQHHYILKNFNGIEYESYTPALFRITPRYKVTLRSFNMIGVEGVNNNWQEFGKWMYDKLLTGTGDIPQSTLDEVRALTNGVTNKIERAKLVYQYMQDKTRYISIQVGIGGWKPMKALDVDNLGYSDCKGLTNYTKSLLDAVDVPSYYTVVYGGKDIRSIDKEFSSIQGNHVILCVPNEQEPIFLECTSQTNPFGFIAGFTDDRDVLLVKPNGGEIIHTKIYSQDESVQFTKADIILDGNGNIEADVSIKTTGYQYSIHQGLEREEPREQQLYYKNYWDYINNLSVSDIQLVNDKSSVVYNENIKLTAKNYASVTGERLIVQPNIFNRLNSIPVRYTNRKLDFTINRAFKDVDEYIIKLPSGYKIEAMSEGSIIENKFGNYQISLTEIEGNKIKYTRVYTQFKGTYDKEEYKAFRDFRKQIVKNDKSKIALIKL
- the rsgA gene encoding ribosome small subunit-dependent GTPase A, which encodes MIGTVYKSTGSWYTVKTLNGKFYECRIKGRFRLQGIKSTNPVAVGDKIAFELETKNNTETGVIHRIEERRNYIVRKSVNLSKQTHIIAANIDQVFLLVTLDNPPTFTSFIDRFLVTAEAYSVKTVLLFNKIDTYEEEQLQEVKYLQSIYKNIGYKCIEVSATTGYNIAKVKSLMTGKVSMFSGHSGVGKSTLVNAIEPTLNLKTKAISEQHMQGQHTTTFAEMFDLSFDAKIIDTPGIKGFGVVDMEKEEIGDYFPEFFALKQDCKFNNCLHLKEPKCAVKTALENDEVSYSRYRSYIQILEGDEEHYRTDNWDKE
- a CDS encoding DUF3857 domain-containing protein, with the translated sequence MKKLLTLFLAVQLFQLNSYSQNFEFGKVTKPELQEKYHPTDSSASAAILYKSENIYFNYSQANGFRQIKEVVAKIKIYNKDGLNWANKKIPLYKSASGNIEKIKGIKGYTYNLENGKIEKSKLKNSGIFSENATDMFDISSFTLPNVKEGSIIEYEYSISSPFLQIDEINLQYTIPVNKIDVTAATPQFYRYKTRLNPRAFFRPTFTESKKNRQVSISRRGESTTRNTRVGSGSSLYNNQFEYYDNVIALTEVNVPALKAESFGGNINNYKAKLSLELEASLAKEGYVEKSYAVTWEGVSKSVYESENFGGQLNKSPFYKEELSAYLQNAEDDFHKAVMVENFVKSKVKWNGNYGIYAQKGIRGAYKDGTGNVADINLMVVAMLKSLGVEANPVLISTRNNGFPLFPTRQGFNYVICMVESQDGYMLIDATEPFSTNNILPERVLNWQGRLIKDGGVSRWVDVKTGKTSKKTIMLNVQIDNDLLISGKVREINTASLALQYRKRYTGLSEEDHLKSIESGKGDIEIDNLQYQNDTDISQPVKITYTYELSDGIDEIGDKLYFSPLLFLASDENPFKLEDRIYPIDFVYPVNQNTIVNILLPDGYDIEFLPESEALEFGSGDVKFAYIMQENGKYLSLKLDFEINNPFIAPKDYKNFKAFYSKIIDKNKEQIVLTKEK
- the dtd gene encoding D-aminoacyl-tRNA deacylase, translated to MKIVIQRVSEASVTIDHKKVASIGKGLLVLLGVVNQDTQEDIDWLCNKVVNLRIFSDDKGVMNTSLLGTGGDIIVISQFTLHASTKKGNRPSYMKAAKPDVAIPIYQNFVSTLERFLGKEIKTGEFGADMKVQLINDGPVTIIIDSKNRE